From the Candidatus Hydrogenedentota bacterium genome, the window GGATCACGCTGGTCCACGAGAACTGCAGCGGCTGGGGCGGCCTGTCCGCCGAGAACTCCAACATCCTCCTCGGCGAGGTGGACAGCCCGGCGCTGAAGGTGGTGTTCGACACGGGCAATCCCGTGACCTACGGCCAGGACTCCTGGGAGTACTACCAGACCGTCCGCAGGGACATCGTCTACGTCCACATCAAGGATGCGCGGAAGGTGGACGGCCAGGACATCTACACCTACTGCGGCGAGGGCGACGGGTGCGTCCGTGAGATCGTGGCCGACCTGCTGAAGACGGGCTACGACGGCGGGTTCTCCATCGAGCCGCACCTGGCCGCCGTGATCCACACGGGCCAGAAGGCGGACAACGCCCGCCAGCTCTACGAGTCCTACACCGAGTACGGCCGCCGGCTCATGAAGCTGGTGGAGGAGGTCCGGGGGGCCTGAGCGCCGCCCGCGCCCCGTCTTTCCGCCTTTTCGCCCACAACCAGGGAGTTCCCTTTCCATGTCCGAGATTCGCTGCCGCATCGCCCCGTCGCCGTCCGGTTTCCTGCACATCGGCACGGCCAAAATGGCGCTTTTCAACTGGCTTTTCGCCCGCAGCCAGGGGGGCACCTTTGTGCTGCGCCTGGAGGACACGGACGCCGAGCGCACGGAGGAGGAGTATGTGGAGGCCATGTGCGCAGGTTTCCAGTGGCTGGGCATCGAGTGGGACGAGGGCCCGCCGTTCGGCGACGTGCCGGAAAAGGGCGCTTTCGGCCCCTACCGCCAGTCCCAGCGCCGCGACCTGCACCGCGCCGAGGCCCTGCGCCTGCTGGACGAGGGGAAGGCCTACCGCTGCTTCTGCACGAAGGAGGAGCTGGACGCGGAGCGCGAGCGCGCCGCCGCCGAAAAGCGCCCCTACCGGTACAGCGGCAAATGCCGCAACCTGACCCCGGAGGAGGTTGCCGCAAAGGGCGACGCCCCGTGGACCCTCCGTTTCCGGGTGTCCGAGGGCGAGACGGTCATTGAGGACCTCGTGCAGGGACCGGTCCGGTTTAACAACCGGGAGTACGACGACTTCATCATCCTGAAGCCCAACGGTGACCCGATTTTCCACCTGGCCGTGGTGGTGGACGACGGGCTCATGAAGGTTTCCCACGTCATCCGCGGCGACGACCACCTCACGAACGCCGCCCGGCATGTCATGCTCTTCAACGCCCTGGGCTACGCCCTGCCGAAGTTCGCCCACCTGCCCATGGTGCTCGACGAGACGGGCAAGAAGTACAGCAAGCGCCTGCACGGGGCCAACGTGCTCGACTGGCGGGACGAGGGCTATCTGCCTGAGACGCTGATCAACTATGTCGTCATGCTCGGCTGGACCTCCGAGGAGGAGGGGCGCGAGTTTTTCACCCTGGACGACCTGAAGCGCCTGTTCACCCTCAACCGGCTGAACAAGTCGCCGGCCCGCTTCGACCGCAAGAAGCTCGACTGGCTCAACGGCCAGCACCTGCGCCGCCTCACGGTGGAGGACTTCTGCAACCGCGTGCTCCCCTTCATGAACGCGGAGGGGCTGGACACCTCCGCCAAGCCCCGTGAGTGGCTGCTGCGCATGGCGGCCATCTGCCAGGAGAAGGTGCCCACACTCAAGCACATCACCGCGTACACCGACTTCTTCTTCCGCGACGTGGACGCCTACGACGAGAAGGCCGCCGGGAAGTTCTTCGGCCAGCCCGACTCCGAGAAGTGGCTGGAGACCGCCGTCCGTGTCATGGAGGAGGCCCCCGCGTGGACTCATGACGCCCTCAAGGAGGGGTTCGACCGCGCCACCGAGAAACTCCAGACCAAACTGGGCAATCTGGTCAACAGCACGCGCCTCGCCCTGACGGGCAAGCCCGTCGGACCCGGGCTGTTCGAGCTGGCGGAACTGCTGGGGCGGGACGAGTCGCTGGCCCGGATGGCGAAGGCGCTGGCGTTTGTCCGGAAGTGAAAACGGTTGCGGGATTCCGGTAGCATGTAAAGAGATTACCGGGGCGGGCACCGGTCAAGGGAGCTTCGAGTCGCATGAGCAAGGTCATCATCGGCGTGGATCTGGGCGGCACCTTCGTCAAGACGGCCATCGTCTCCACCGAGAAGAAAATCATCGTCAAGGACTCACGGCCTTCCAACGCCGAGGGCGGCCCCAAGGCCGTCATGGACACCATGGAGGACGCCGTGCGCGACCTGCTCGCGACGAACGGCCTGACCCTGGACAACGTGCTCGCCGCCGGATTCGGCGCGCCGGGCCCCATGAACTGGCAGACCGGCATTGTGTTCAGCCCGCCCAACCTCCCCGGGTGGAAGGACGTGCCCTTGGCCGCCGAGATGACGAAGCGGCTGGGCGTTCCCTGCTATGTGGACAACGACGCCAATGTCGCCTGCTACGGCGAGTACTGGCTGGGGGCGGGCCAGGGCGCGGAGTGCGTCGTGGTCTTCACCCTGGGCACCGGCGTCGGCGGCGGCATTGTGGTGTTCGGAAAACTGCTGCGCGGCATAGACGGCACGGCGGCGGAGCTGGGCCACCTGACGGTGCACCGCGACGGGCGGAAATGCGGCTGCGGCTCCCTGGGCTGCCTGGAGGCCTACGCCTCCGTCACCGGCATGGTGCGCACGGCCGCCGACGGCTGGGACACCGCCAAGACGGCACTCAAAGAGACAACGGGCAACGACCCGTCCAAACTGACCGGCAAGATGATCCACGCCGCGGCCGCCGCCGGGGACGCCTACGCCCGGTTTGTGTTCGACGAGACGGCCACCTGGATCGGCATCGGCGCGGCCAGCATGGTGAACGCGCTGAACCCCGAGCGCATCATCCTGTGCGGCGGCATGATCGCCGCGGGCGACATGCTCTTCGACACCGTGCGCCGCGTGGTCCGGGAGAACGCCTTCGAGGTGCCCGCGAAGCGGTGCCAGATACTGCCCGCCGGGCTGGGCGGCGACTCCGGCGTCATCGGCTGCGCGGGCTGCGCCCTCGCGCGCTACGAGGACGAACGGGGGGCCTGATCATCCCGCCTTCTGTGCATTCCCCTTCACCGTCTGACCCAGATTGCGGATGTCCCGGGTGAAGGGGGTGGCCGACCGCCCCCGTTCCAACTGCACGTTGTCCAGCAGGATATCGCAGGAGCCGTCACTGGTCTGAAGGCTCAGCCCGACCATCGGGTCCGGAACGGCCCCCTCCGTGTTCTGTCCCGGAACGACGGGAAACGAGTAGAGCCGCCATTCCGGCGTCAATCGGACCGTGGACACGACGTTCGCCAGATCTCGGTTTCCGAAGGCCAGCACCACCATGCCGCGGGGTGCCCGCCGCTGGTCCGCATCCACGCAGCGGGCCTCAAACGAAATCACATATTCCTCGCCGGCCGCGGCGGCGATCCCCTCCGTCTCCCCGGCAGGCCCCCGCGCGGCCTTCAGCCAGAAGGGCCGGAAGGGCGCCCCCCCGGCGACGCTGGCGGACAATGTCTTGCCGCCGAAACGCTCCCCCTCCGCATTCCGCAGCGTCCACCCCCCCGGCAGGCCATTGCCGGACTCGGGACGCTCAAACCCGCCATCCTCCAGCATGTTCACCGTGTCGCGACCCATGACCCACAGCCCCACCCCGTTCCGCAGCAGCAGGGGCTCCGCCCCCGCCCCCTCCAGCCCCTCCCGGTCCCCCTCCGACAACTGCCCGACGGGACGGGTTACGATCCAGATAGTGCTGTTGCCGCAGAACCCCGCGTTCTTTGCCAGCTCGCCGGTGTTCTCGGGCGCGTACCACCGGAGGGTGGGCGCGATGCCCGCGGCGGTGCGGGGATCCCTTTCCAGGAAGCGCTTCAATGTGTTGTGCGGAAGGAAACCCCATTTGCCGCGTTCCATCGCCAGCACGTCTCCATACTGGATGCGGTCCGCCAGCAGTTCGGCCCGGGGGCGCAGGTCGTCCGTGTCGCCGCCGCGCAGGGTTCCCTGCACGGGGGAGACCCGGAGCAGGCACATCACGGCGAGGATCCCTCCGGCGGCGCACCAGCCCCCGATGCGCCTCATCCGGCCCGGCAACAGGCGGCAGGACAGCGCAAACACCCCCTGCACCCCGGCGGCAAACAGCAGGGTCAGCGAGACGCACTGAATGATGAGGTAGCGTTCCGTCCAGAAATGACCCACACGCAGGAAGAGGAAAGGCAGGTGCATGGCGAGGGGGAAGAGGGCCAGGGCCAGTATCCGGCGCTGGCAGAGCAGGAGAAACACCGCGCCGACCGCCGTGATGGCTAGATAGAAGGACACTGCGGCCGGGCCCGTGGCGGCCAGATAGTGGTTTTCCACGAAACCCCGCCACTGGCCCCAGGTCAGGGCGTACCCCTCCGACGCCCTTTCCGGGGCGTTGGCGACGTCCGTCCGGGTGCCTTCCTTGCTCAGCATCTCGAAGACGGAAGCGATTTTCTTTGTGCCCCCGGAAAGCAGCGTGGAGGGCAGGAAGGCCGCCCCGACAGCCGCCGCACAGCACACGCCCACCAGCAGCACCCTGCCGATCCGCCCGGAAAGGCG encodes:
- a CDS encoding sugar phosphate isomerase/epimerase, whose translation is MFFSGISDESGQPIQTQIQAHAELGWKHLELRAVDSVNLTQLSDAAFDAVYAAVTEAGMGVSCFSSAIANWARPVTGDFTVDVEDLKRAVPRMRRFGTPFIRVMSYPNDPKEPVDEREWRREAIRRTKELSRIAEDGGITLVHENCSGWGGLSAENSNILLGEVDSPALKVVFDTGNPVTYGQDSWEYYQTVRRDIVYVHIKDARKVDGQDIYTYCGEGDGCVREIVADLLKTGYDGGFSIEPHLAAVIHTGQKADNARQLYESYTEYGRRLMKLVEEVRGA
- a CDS encoding glutamate--tRNA ligase, with translation MSEIRCRIAPSPSGFLHIGTAKMALFNWLFARSQGGTFVLRLEDTDAERTEEEYVEAMCAGFQWLGIEWDEGPPFGDVPEKGAFGPYRQSQRRDLHRAEALRLLDEGKAYRCFCTKEELDAERERAAAEKRPYRYSGKCRNLTPEEVAAKGDAPWTLRFRVSEGETVIEDLVQGPVRFNNREYDDFIILKPNGDPIFHLAVVVDDGLMKVSHVIRGDDHLTNAARHVMLFNALGYALPKFAHLPMVLDETGKKYSKRLHGANVLDWRDEGYLPETLINYVVMLGWTSEEEGREFFTLDDLKRLFTLNRLNKSPARFDRKKLDWLNGQHLRRLTVEDFCNRVLPFMNAEGLDTSAKPREWLLRMAAICQEKVPTLKHITAYTDFFFRDVDAYDEKAAGKFFGQPDSEKWLETAVRVMEEAPAWTHDALKEGFDRATEKLQTKLGNLVNSTRLALTGKPVGPGLFELAELLGRDESLARMAKALAFVRK
- a CDS encoding ROK family glucokinase — its product is MSKVIIGVDLGGTFVKTAIVSTEKKIIVKDSRPSNAEGGPKAVMDTMEDAVRDLLATNGLTLDNVLAAGFGAPGPMNWQTGIVFSPPNLPGWKDVPLAAEMTKRLGVPCYVDNDANVACYGEYWLGAGQGAECVVVFTLGTGVGGGIVVFGKLLRGIDGTAAELGHLTVHRDGRKCGCGSLGCLEAYASVTGMVRTAADGWDTAKTALKETTGNDPSKLTGKMIHAAAAAGDAYARFVFDETATWIGIGAASMVNALNPERIILCGGMIAAGDMLFDTVRRVVRENAFEVPAKRCQILPAGLGGDSGVIGCAGCALARYEDERGA